Proteins co-encoded in one Gossypium arboreum isolate Shixiya-1 chromosome 11, ASM2569848v2, whole genome shotgun sequence genomic window:
- the LOC108472117 gene encoding putative pectinesterase/pectinesterase inhibitor 28 — translation MSDDSQRAKRITIIAVCSCLLVAMVIVVAVGVNIDDDDSNEKNDKDNKNSRAYVSKKAIESICRPTDFKKTCEEEIGAEAGNATDTNDLIQAAFKAAMKFVSRAAQNSTTLRNLQKDPRTKKALDICIQLMTYSINELQKSFNKIDRLELPMLHEILADLRIWLSATITNQETCIEGFKNTTTDAGEKMNKALNISMQLSRNGLAIVTELSKGFHELNVEGIQSRRRLLGKKEVTVIGGKPKSDLSSIFSRRLLQVNQDTQNGVKADVVVAKDGSGGFNNIKDAINRIPLNATKPFVIYIKEGVYEENLEFGYRMINVMLIGDGKEKTRITGHINNADGIPTFRTATVAVNGDNFFAKNIGFENSAGAAKLQAVALMVTADFSVFYNCSMDGYQDTLYVHSKRQFYRDCTVTGTIDFVFGDSASIFQNCTFLVRKPLDGQQNAVTAQGRSDVRQPTGIVLQNSRIMAASELVSLKNKYPTYLGRPWGNFSRTIIMETYIDDLVKPDGWAIWDGSWGLSTCFYAEFNNDGPGSNTTSRVKWPGIKNFSMENAVDFTPGSFFIGGDSWIRARNVPYTVGFFKNNVQQKAQ, via the exons ATGTCAGATGATTCACAGAGGGCGAAGAGAATCACAATCATCGCCGTTTGTTCTTGCCTGTTGGTGGCGATGGTGATCGTCGTGGCCGTCGGTGTCAACATCGACGATGACGACTCCAACGAAAAAAACGACAAAGATAATAAAAACTCCCGCGCATATGTTTCAAAGAAAGCAATCGAATCCATTTGCCGACCAACGGATTTCAAGAAAACATGCGAGGAGGAAATCGGGGCCGAGGCTGGCAATGCCACTGATACCAATGATCTTATCCAAGCGGCGTTCAAGGCCGCGATGAAGTTCGTGTCTCGAGCTGCACAGAACTCGACTACCTTGAGAAACCTTCAGAAAGATCCGAGAACGAAGAAAGCACTAGACATATGCATACAACTAATGACTTATTCGATAAACGAATTACAAAAATCATTCAACAAAATCGATCGATTGGAATTACCGATGCTCCATGAAATTTTGGCCGATTTAAGGATTTGGCTAAGTGCTACAATCACCAACCAAGAGACTTGCATTGAAGGATTCAAGAATACAACGACAGACGCTGGAGAGAAAATGAATAAGGCATTGAACATCTCCATGCAACTAAGCCGAAATGGCCTCGCCATCGTCACCGAGTTGTCAAAAGGGTTTCATGAATTAAACGTTGAGGGTATTCAAAGCCGCCGACGCCTACTCGGCAAAAAGGAAGTTACGGTTATCGGTGGGAAACCGAAGTCCGATTTGAGTTCGATATTTAGCCGTCGGCTACTCCAAGTAAACCAAGATACTCAAAACGGGGTGAAGGCTGATGTTGTTGTGGCTAAGGATGGTAGTGGGGGATTTAACAACATTAAAGATGCAATAAACCGTATACCCTTGAATGCTACAAAGccttttgttatatatataaagGAGGGAGTTTATGAGGAGAATCTGGAATTTGGTTATAGGATGATCAATGTGATGCTAATCGGAGATGGTAAAGAGAAAACCCGAATTACAGGTCACATCAACAATGCTGATGGTATTCCCACTTTCAGGACTGCTACAGttg CTGTAAACGGAGACAATTTCTTTGCCAAGAACATTGGGTTCGAGAACTCCGCTGGGGCAGCCAAATTACAAGCAGTTGCATTGATGGTGACCGCCGATTTCTCCGTCTTCTACAACTGTTCCATGGATGGTTATCAAGACACACTTTACGTTCACAGCAAACGCCAATTCTACCGCGATTGCACCGTTACCGGGACCATCGATTTCGTCTTTGGTGACTCGGCTTCCATTTTCCAGAACTGCACATTCCTCGTCCGAAAACCTTTAGACGGACAACAAAACGCCGTCACCGCGCAAGGCCGATCCGACGTTCGACAACCGACGGGAATCGTCCTCCAAAACTCCAGGATCATGGCGGCCTCCGAACTGGTCTCATTGAAGAACAAGTACCCAACGTATCTTGGCCGTCCATGGGGCAATTTCTCGAGGACAATCATCATGGAAACTTACATTGACGATTTGGTTAAACCAGATGGGTGGGCAATATGGGATGGTTCGTGGGGTTTAAGCACTTGCTTCTACGCCGAGTTCAACAACGATGGCCCTGGTTCGAACACGACGAGTCGTGTTAAATGGCCTGGGATTAAGAACTTTTCAATGGAGAATGCAGTTGACTTCACTCCAGGGAGCTTCTTCATTGGTGGTGATTCATGGATAAGGGCTCGAAACGTACCGTACACCGTAGGGTTTTTTAAGAACAATGTGCAACAAAAAGCGCAATAG
- the LOC108472613 gene encoding pectinesterase-like, with the protein MALKASALCTLSILVILFSPSFATFPNPASVFNSESICKLTPHADFCKSILPSDKFATIFYFSKVSMQQSLLNAHSFLGAIKYFLRLPSTSFLSTIRALQDCQFLAELNVDFLSYTLQRIKSDGLDTFLADDLHALLSAVLTNVQTCIEGLEATPSASSIKNGLLPSISNGTNFLSVSLALFRHGWVHGLIKSLTGRNHVFSNLVNGRDSPLPLIMSDHDRAVYESASQQKHVRADEEGKDKGVSVSQVVVVNPDGSGNFTTINEAVAAAPNNTGDSNRYFLIYVVAGVYEEYVSIPKKKQNVMMIGDGINKTIITGNRNFVDGSTTFNSATFAVVGKGFVAVNITFRNTAGPSKHQAVAVRNGADMSTFYRCSFEGYQDTLYAHSLRQFYKECDIYGTVDFIFGNAAVVLQNCNIYPRLPMPNQFNTITAQGRTDPNQNTGISIHHCVIRPADDLASSNGMTKTYFGRPWKEYSRTVYMQSFMDSLIEPSGWSEWAGNFALDTLYYAEYKNMGPGSNTGSRVQWNGYHKDISESEADKFTVSNFIDGDNWLPATGVPFHGGLF; encoded by the exons ATGGCTCTCAAGGCTTCAGCTCTTTGTACCCTATCTATTCTCGTAATCCTCTTTTCTCCTTCTTTTGCTACCTTTCCTAATCCTGCCTCCGTTTTTAACTCCGAATCGATTTGCAAGCTCACCCCACATGCTGATTTCTGCAAATCTATTTTACCCTCCGATAAGTTCGCTACCATTTTTTACTTCAGCAAGGTTTCGATGCAACAATCGTTGTTGAATGCTCATAGCTTTCTTGGTGCTATCAAGTATTTCCTCAGACTGCCATCGACTTCGTTCCTCAGCACCATTCGGGCACTCCAGGATTGCCAGTTTCTAGCTGAGCTTAATGTAGATTTCTTATCGTACACGTTACAAAGAATCAAATCCGACGGTCTCGATACCTTCCTGGCTGATGATTTGCATGCGTTGCTTAGTGCTGTTTTAACGAATGTGCAAACTTGTATCGAAGGGCTTGAAGCTACACCGTCGGCTTCGAGCATTAAAAATGGCTTATTGCCATCTATTTCTAATGGAACAAATTTCCTCAGTGTGTCTCTTGCACTTTTCAGGCACGGTTGGGTTCATGGATTAATTAAATCTCTAACAGGAAGAAACCATGTGTTTTCCAATTTGGTAAATGGCAGGGACTCTCCTTTGCCTTTAATAATGTCGGACCATGATCGAGCAGTTTACGAATCCGCAAGCCAGCAGAAGCATGTTCGAGCAGATGAGGAAGGGAAGGACAAAGGGGTTTCCGTGAGTCAAGTAGTGGTTGTAAATCCTGATGGAAGTGGCAACTTCACCACTATCAACGAAGCAGTGGCCGCTGCACCGAATAATACTGGGGATAGCAACAGATACTTTTTGATTTACGTGGTCGCGGGTGTCTACGAAGAGTATGTTTCCATACCTAAGAAGAAGCAGAATGTGATGATGATTGGTGACGGTATAAACAAGACGATAATCACTGGAAACCGCAACTTTGTTGATGGATCAACCACATTCAACTCTGCAACATTTG CTGTTGTTGGTAAGGGATTTGTTGCGGTCAACATTACATTTCGTAACACGGCCGGACCTAGCAAACACCAAGCTGTCGCGGTTCGAAATGGAGCCGATATGTCCACATTCTACCGATGTAGCTTCGAAGGCTACCAAGACACTTTATATGCTCACTCCCTGAGGCAATTTTACAAAGAATGCGACATTTACGGCACAGTAGACTTCATATTTGGCAATGCAGCCGTGGTCCTCCAAAACTGCAACATATATCCTCGACTACCAATGCCAAACCAATTCAACACCATCACCGCACAAGGAAGAACCGATCCTAACCAAAACACAGGCATATCAATTCACCACTGTGTCATTAGACCCGCTGACGATCTCGCCTCGAGCAACGGGATGACAAAAACATACTTTGGAAGGCCATGGAAGGAGTATTCGAGGACTGTTTACATGCAAAGTTTCATGGACAGTCTGATCGAACCGTCAGGTTGGAGTGAATGGGCTGGGAATTTTGCCTTGGATACATTGTACTATGCTGAATACAAGAACATGGGTCCAGGGTCCAACACTGGTTCCAGGGTTCAATGGAATGGTTACCATAAGGATATAAGCGAGAGTGAAGCTGATAAATTCACTGTCTCCAACTTCATAGATGGTGATAACTGGTTGCCTGCAACTGGAGTTCCTTTTCATGGGGGATTGTTTTGA